A genomic segment from Phragmites australis chromosome 6, lpPhrAust1.1, whole genome shotgun sequence encodes:
- the LOC133921369 gene encoding uncharacterized protein LOC133921369, which produces MRGCPGPDPPSHFDALAISTRLSRAAKQQTMDLPVVDLTPYLGAAGYAAAAAAAEEEVRALCATVSATLRDTGALLVKDPCCSAADNERFLDVIERYFARSDDAKRLQERPHLHYQELNSEPVIPDGLPEWKETMASWGSKMISATEVVAEMAAIGLGLPKDAFTFLMKEGPHLLAPTGSDLQRHGSEGTVFAGFHYDLNFLTIHGRSRFPGLNIWLRNGKRMEVKVPVGCLLIQSGKQLEWLTGSECLAGMHEVVVTKRTLEAIALAKEQNRGLWRVSSTLFSHIASDAILKPLGNFAETPNAHSYPSICGGDYVEQELSVINLKGKDGN; this is translated from the exons ATGCGCGGGTGTCCGGGCCCTGATCCCCCCTCGCATTTCGATGCTCTTGCGATTTCAACTCGACTCTCCCGCGCCGCGAAACAGCAGACCATGGACCTTCCCGTGGTGGATCTCACGCCATACCTCGGCGCCGCCGGctatgcggcggcggcggcggcggccgaggagGAGGTGCGCGCGCTGTGCGCCACGGTGAGCGCCACCCTGCGGGACACGGGGGCGCTGCTGGTGAAGGACCCGTGCTGCTCCGCCGCCGACAATGAGCGCTTCCTCGACGTCATCGAGCGCTACTTCGCCCGATCCGACGACGCCAAGCGCCTCCAGGAACGCCCCCACCTCCACTACCAG GAGCTAAACTCAGAGCCTGTTATCCCTGATGGATTACCCGAGTGGAAAGAGACGATGGCTTCGTGGGGTTCTAAAATGATTTCTGCAACTGAG GTTGTTGCTGAGATGGCTGCAATTGGACTTGGCTTGCCAAAGGATGCATTTACTTTTTTGATGAAGGAG ggaccacacctcCTAGCACCAACTGGAAGTGACCTGCAGCGTCATGGTTCTGAGGGCACTGTTTTCGCTGGGTTCCATTATGATCTTAATTTCTTGACTATACATGGCCGAAGTAGATTTCCAGGCCTGAATATCTGGTTAAGGAATGGTAAAAGGATGGAGGTGAAGGTCCCTGTTGGATGCCTTCTCATTCAGTCAGGAAAACAG CTGGAATGGCTTACCGGCAGCGAGTGTTTGGCTGGAATGCATGAGGTAGTGGTAACCAAGAGAACATTAGAGGCTATAGCGTTAGCAAAAGAACAAAATAGAGGCCTGTGGCGAGTTTCTTCAACA TTATTCTCGCACATTGCTTCCGATGCAATTCTTAAGCCACTGGGCAACTTTGCTGAAACACCCAACGCTCATTCCTATCCGTCAATTTGCGGTGGGGATTATGTTGAACAGGAGCTTTCAGTGATTAATCTGAAAGGAAAGGATGGAAACTAG